One window of Pseudomonas urmiensis genomic DNA carries:
- the zapE gene encoding cell division protein ZapE, translating into MTPLERYQADLKRPDFFHDAAQETAVRHLQRLYDDLVAAQNNKPGVFGKLFGKKDQTPVKGLYFWGGVGRGKTYLVDTFFEALPFKEKMRTHFHRFMKRVHEEMRTLKGEKNPLTVIAKRFSQEAKVICFDEFFVSDITDAMILGTLMEELFKNGVSLVATSNIVPDGLYKDGLQRARFLPAIAMIKQYTDVVNVDSGVDYRLRHLEQAELFHYPLDAAAHESLRQSFKALTPECTQAVENDVLMIENREIHALRTCDDVAWFDFRALCDGPRSQNDYIELGKIFHAVLLSNVEQMGVTTDDIARRFINMVDEFYDRNVKLIISAEVELKDLYTGGRLSFEFQRTLSRLLEMQSHEFLSRAHKP; encoded by the coding sequence ATGACGCCCTTAGAACGATATCAAGCAGATCTGAAACGTCCCGATTTCTTCCATGACGCGGCGCAGGAAACAGCGGTGCGTCATTTGCAGCGTCTGTACGACGATCTGGTCGCGGCGCAGAACAACAAGCCGGGCGTGTTCGGCAAGCTGTTCGGCAAGAAAGACCAGACGCCGGTCAAGGGCCTGTACTTCTGGGGCGGGGTAGGCCGGGGCAAGACTTACCTGGTGGACACCTTCTTCGAGGCCCTGCCGTTCAAAGAGAAGATGCGTACCCACTTCCACCGCTTCATGAAGCGCGTGCACGAAGAGATGCGCACGCTCAAGGGCGAGAAGAACCCGCTGACGGTGATCGCCAAGCGTTTCTCCCAGGAAGCCAAGGTCATTTGCTTCGACGAATTCTTCGTTTCCGACATCACCGATGCCATGATCCTCGGCACCTTGATGGAAGAGCTGTTCAAGAATGGCGTCTCCTTGGTGGCAACCTCCAACATCGTCCCTGACGGTCTGTACAAGGATGGTCTGCAGCGTGCGCGCTTCCTGCCGGCGATTGCCATGATCAAGCAGTACACCGACGTAGTGAACGTCGACAGCGGGGTCGACTATCGCCTGCGTCACTTGGAGCAGGCCGAACTGTTCCACTACCCACTCGACGCGGCGGCTCACGAGAGCCTGCGCCAGAGCTTCAAGGCGCTGACGCCGGAGTGCACCCAGGCCGTCGAGAACGACGTACTGATGATCGAGAATCGCGAGATCCACGCCCTGCGTACTTGCGATGACGTTGCCTGGTTCGACTTCCGCGCCCTGTGCGACGGGCCGCGCAGCCAGAACGACTACATCGAGCTGGGGAAGATCTTCCACGCCGTGTTGTTGAGCAATGTCGAGCAGATGGGCGTGACCACCGATGACATCGCCCGGCGCTTCATCAACATGGTCGATGAATTCTATGACCGCAACGTCAAGCTGATCATCTCGGCCGAGGTCGAGCTCAAGGACCTGTACACCGGAGGCCGCTTGAGCTTCGAGTTCCAGCGTACCCTGAGCCGCTTGCTGGAGATGCAGTCACACGAATTCCTGTCGCGCGCACACAAGCCCTGA
- a CDS encoding tryptophan--tRNA ligase, with protein sequence MTTRILTGITTTGTPHLGNYAGAIRPAILASQQPGADSFYFLADYHALIKCDDPLRIQRSRLEIAATWLAGGLDPDKVTFYRQSDIPEIPELTWLLTCVAGKGLLNRAHAYKASVDKNLENGEDPDAGVTMGLFSYPVLMAADILMFNAHKVPVGRDQIQHVEMARDIGQRFNHLFGQGKEFFALPEAVIEESVATLPGLDGRKMSKSYDNTIPLFSSAKDMKDAISRIVTDSRAPGEAKDPDNSHLFTLFQAFSTQAQSAEFREELLQGLGWGEAKQRLFQLLDGQLAAPREHYHQLIARPADLEDILLAGATKARKIATPFLEQLREAVGLRSFRTSVQSTGEVKKKAAKSARFVSFRDDDGSFRFRLLAADGEQLLLSRSFADGKTAGAVSKQLQQGGDADVRVDGLSFSLWLEGEQVADGPQFADATGRDAALVSLRAALQPQAD encoded by the coding sequence ATGACTACGCGCATTCTTACCGGTATCACCACCACCGGCACCCCGCACCTGGGCAACTACGCCGGGGCCATCCGCCCGGCGATTCTCGCCAGCCAACAGCCCGGTGCCGACTCGTTCTACTTCCTGGCCGACTACCACGCGCTGATCAAGTGCGATGACCCGCTGCGCATCCAGCGCTCGCGCCTGGAGATCGCCGCTACCTGGCTGGCCGGCGGCCTGGATCCGGACAAGGTGACCTTCTACCGCCAGTCCGACATCCCTGAGATCCCCGAGCTGACCTGGCTGCTGACCTGCGTCGCCGGTAAAGGTCTGCTCAACCGCGCCCATGCCTACAAGGCCTCGGTGGACAAGAACCTGGAAAACGGCGAAGACCCGGACGCCGGCGTGACCATGGGCCTGTTCAGCTACCCGGTGCTGATGGCCGCCGACATCCTGATGTTCAACGCCCACAAGGTGCCAGTGGGCCGTGACCAGATCCAGCACGTGGAAATGGCCCGCGATATCGGCCAGCGCTTCAACCACCTGTTCGGCCAGGGCAAGGAGTTCTTCGCCCTGCCGGAAGCGGTGATCGAAGAAAGCGTGGCTACCTTGCCAGGCCTGGACGGTCGCAAGATGTCCAAGAGCTACGACAACACCATTCCGTTGTTCAGCAGCGCCAAGGACATGAAGGACGCCATCTCGCGGATCGTCACCGACTCGCGCGCGCCGGGCGAGGCCAAGGATCCGGACAACTCGCACTTGTTCACTCTATTCCAGGCCTTCTCGACCCAGGCGCAGTCGGCCGAATTCCGTGAAGAACTGCTGCAGGGCTTGGGCTGGGGTGAGGCCAAGCAGCGCCTGTTCCAATTGCTCGATGGCCAACTGGCCGCGCCGCGTGAGCACTACCACCAGTTGATCGCGCGCCCTGCAGACCTTGAGGACATTCTCTTGGCCGGCGCCACCAAGGCGCGCAAGATCGCCACGCCATTCCTTGAGCAACTGCGTGAAGCGGTCGGCCTGCGTTCGTTCCGCACCAGCGTGCAAAGCACCGGCGAAGTGAAGAAGAAGGCTGCCAAGAGCGCCCGCTTCGTCAGCTTCCGCGATGACGACGGCAGCTTCCGCTTCCGCCTGCTGGCTGCTGACGGTGAGCAACTGCTGCTGTCGCGCAGCTTTGCCGACGGCAAGACCGCGGGCGCTGTCAGCAAGCAACTGCAGCAGGGTGGTGATGCCGATGTTCGGGTCGATGGCCTGAGCTTCTCGCTGTGGCTTGAAGGCGAGCAAGTCGCCGACGGCCCGCAGTTCGCCGACGCCACCGGCCGCGACGCAGCGCTGGTCAGCTTGCGTGCAGCACTGCAACCACAGGCAGACTGA
- a CDS encoding alpha/beta hydrolase: MLIRETPLFIDGPCGQLEALHLEVAEPRGVVLICHPNPVQGGTMLNKVVSTLQRTARDAGYTTLRFNYRGVGQSAGSHDMGAGEVDDAEAVAAWVRATHPHLPLVLMGFSFGGFVAASLAGRLEATGVTLQHLFMVAPAVMRLNADFPLPQRCPLSVIQPDTDEVVDPQLVYDWSDALSRPHELLKVAECGHFFHGKLTDLKDLVLPRLSN, encoded by the coding sequence TTGCTTATCCGCGAAACCCCTTTGTTCATCGATGGCCCCTGCGGCCAACTTGAAGCCTTGCACCTGGAAGTCGCCGAGCCGCGCGGGGTGGTATTGATCTGCCATCCCAACCCGGTCCAGGGCGGCACCATGCTCAACAAGGTGGTCTCGACCCTGCAACGCACTGCCCGTGATGCTGGATACACCACGTTACGCTTCAACTATCGTGGGGTCGGGCAAAGCGCGGGCAGCCACGACATGGGCGCAGGCGAAGTAGACGATGCCGAGGCGGTCGCCGCCTGGGTGCGTGCTACCCATCCGCACCTGCCGCTGGTGTTGATGGGCTTCTCCTTCGGCGGCTTCGTTGCCGCCAGCCTGGCCGGGCGCCTGGAGGCCACTGGTGTAACCTTGCAGCACCTGTTCATGGTCGCGCCAGCGGTGATGCGTTTGAACGCCGACTTCCCATTGCCGCAGCGCTGCCCGTTGAGCGTGATCCAGCCAGACACCGACGAGGTGGTCGATCCGCAGCTGGTTTACGATTGGTCCGACGCCCTGTCGCGCCCCCATGAGCTGCTGAAAGTGGCAGAATGCGGACACTTCTTCCATGGCAAGCTGACCGATCTGAAGGATCTGGTGCTGCCGCGTCTTTCGAACTGA
- a CDS encoding YhcB family protein — protein MELSLLVWLLPTLALVVGVVVGFVVARLLPNAAPSSTQRQLDDIQQRFDSYQNEVVTHFNSTAALVQRLTQSYQDVQDHLADGANRLALDELTRQRLLAALHSEAAQGPRDRLTPPKDTAEVPRDYAPKAPNSPGMLDESYGLKR, from the coding sequence GTGGAACTCTCGCTCCTTGTTTGGTTGTTGCCGACCCTGGCCCTGGTCGTCGGCGTAGTCGTCGGCTTCGTCGTGGCCCGCCTGCTGCCCAACGCTGCACCCAGCAGCACGCAACGCCAGCTGGATGACATCCAGCAGCGTTTTGACAGCTATCAGAACGAAGTGGTGACGCACTTCAACAGCACTGCTGCCCTGGTCCAACGCCTGACCCAGAGCTACCAGGATGTGCAGGATCACCTGGCCGATGGCGCCAACCGCCTGGCCCTCGACGAACTGACCCGTCAGCGCCTGCTGGCCGCCCTGCACTCGGAAGCGGCGCAAGGTCCACGTGACCGCCTGACCCCGCCGAAGGACACGGCTGAAGTACCGCGTGACTACGCGCCCAAGGCACCTAACTCGCCGGGCATGCTCGACGAGAGCTACGGGCTCAAGCGTTGA
- the mdeB gene encoding alpha-ketoglutarate dehydrogenase, translated as MVAMMNPNEPLSAEDADLDSDPGETAEWCEALESTLAHCGPARARYLLQRLQAHALELGLERDTQAFSAYRNTLPVEQQGVYPGDLELDERITSILRWNALAMVVRANHAYGDLGGHIASYASAAEIFEVGFQHFFRGEGGGEQRSADLVFFQPHSAPGIYARAFLEGRLSEAQLANYRQEVAGNGLCSYPHPWLMPEFWQFPTGSMGLGPINAVYQARFMRYLQHRGLLDTSQRHVWGVFGDGEMDEPESIAGLTLAAREGLDNLTFIINCNLQRLDGPVRGNGQIIQELEALFSGAGWNVIKVLWGSEWDALFARDHEHALLRQLAATPDGQFQTLGANDGSYNLEHFFKQSPALQRLVEHMSSEQINALRRGGHDMRKLHAAYAAAKACKGRPTVILAKTKKGYGMSSAGESRMTAHQAKKLDVQALLAFRDRFHLPLSDQAVEQLQFYRPAEDSAEMLYLRQRRAALGGLLPQRRSDCRRLPVPDLQAFGSFALHADGKPMSTTMAAVRLLGSWLKTPELGPRVVPIVADEARTFGMASLFRQIGIYSSCGQRYEPEDAGSLLTYKEARDGQLLEEGITEAGAISSWVAAATSYAVHGEPMLPVYIYYSMFGFQRVGDLIWAAADQRARGLLLGATAGRTTLGGEGLQHQDGSSLVMAALVPNCRAWDPCFAGELAVILDYAARRMLVEQCDEFHYVAVMNENYPQPTLAAQAYEDVLRGMYRFSQQQALNPRGKVRLLGSGAILREVIAASELLATEWQVDSDVFSVTSFSELAREARQERRSAAMGQGGEEESHVRRCLAGDAPVIAASDYARAWPQLIAEYIEAPYMTLGTDGFGRSDTRQALRQFFEVDRHSVVMAALYSLVKQGQLAEQVLGQARARYQLSDSQAPWCR; from the coding sequence ATGGTAGCGATGATGAATCCCAATGAGCCGCTGAGCGCCGAAGATGCCGATCTGGACAGCGACCCCGGCGAGACCGCTGAATGGTGTGAAGCGCTGGAGTCGACCTTGGCCCACTGCGGCCCGGCGCGGGCGCGCTACTTGTTGCAGCGGTTACAGGCCCATGCCCTGGAGCTGGGCCTGGAGCGCGATACCCAGGCTTTTTCCGCCTATCGCAACACCTTGCCGGTGGAGCAGCAGGGCGTTTATCCCGGTGACCTTGAGCTGGACGAGCGCATCACCAGTATCCTGCGCTGGAACGCCCTGGCGATGGTGGTCCGGGCCAACCATGCCTATGGCGATCTGGGCGGTCATATCGCCAGCTACGCCTCGGCGGCGGAGATTTTCGAAGTGGGTTTTCAGCACTTCTTCCGGGGCGAGGGCGGCGGTGAGCAGCGCAGTGCGGACCTGGTGTTCTTCCAGCCGCATTCGGCACCAGGCATCTATGCCCGCGCCTTTCTCGAAGGGCGCTTGAGCGAGGCGCAGTTGGCCAACTACCGCCAGGAAGTCGCAGGCAATGGCTTGTGCTCTTATCCACACCCTTGGCTGATGCCCGAGTTCTGGCAGTTCCCGACCGGCTCCATGGGCCTTGGCCCGATCAATGCGGTGTACCAGGCGCGCTTCATGCGTTATTTGCAGCACCGCGGCCTGCTGGATACTTCACAGCGACACGTCTGGGGTGTGTTCGGCGATGGCGAGATGGACGAGCCGGAATCGATTGCCGGACTCACCCTGGCGGCGCGCGAAGGCCTTGATAACCTGACTTTCATCATCAATTGCAACTTGCAGCGCCTGGATGGCCCGGTGCGTGGCAACGGGCAGATCATCCAGGAGTTGGAGGCGCTGTTCAGCGGTGCCGGCTGGAATGTGATCAAGGTGCTGTGGGGTTCGGAATGGGATGCGTTGTTCGCCCGTGACCATGAGCATGCGCTGCTGCGCCAATTGGCAGCGACCCCGGATGGCCAGTTCCAGACCCTGGGCGCCAACGATGGTAGCTACAACCTCGAGCATTTCTTCAAGCAAAGCCCGGCGTTGCAGCGGCTGGTCGAGCACATGAGCTCAGAGCAGATCAATGCGCTCAGACGCGGTGGCCACGACATGCGCAAGCTGCATGCCGCCTACGCCGCAGCCAAGGCCTGCAAGGGCCGGCCGACGGTGATCCTGGCCAAGACCAAGAAGGGCTATGGTATGAGCAGCGCCGGTGAGTCGCGGATGACCGCGCATCAGGCCAAGAAGCTCGATGTGCAGGCACTGCTGGCGTTTCGCGATCGCTTCCATTTGCCATTGTCGGACCAGGCGGTGGAGCAGCTGCAGTTCTATCGCCCCGCCGAGGACAGCGCCGAGATGCTCTACCTGCGCCAGCGCAGGGCCGCCTTGGGCGGACTTTTGCCGCAGCGGCGCAGCGACTGCCGCAGGCTGCCAGTGCCGGATCTGCAAGCGTTCGGCAGTTTCGCCCTGCACGCCGATGGCAAGCCGATGTCCACCACCATGGCCGCCGTGCGCTTGCTTGGCAGCTGGCTGAAGACGCCGGAGCTGGGCCCGCGGGTAGTGCCGATCGTGGCTGACGAGGCGCGCACCTTTGGCATGGCCAGCCTGTTTCGCCAGATCGGCATCTACTCGTCTTGTGGCCAGCGCTACGAGCCTGAGGACGCCGGTTCGCTGCTGACCTACAAGGAAGCGCGCGACGGCCAGTTACTTGAGGAAGGCATCACCGAGGCAGGGGCGATTTCGTCCTGGGTGGCGGCGGCAACCTCCTACGCGGTGCACGGCGAGCCGATGTTGCCGGTGTACATCTATTACTCGATGTTCGGCTTCCAGCGCGTCGGTGACTTGATTTGGGCTGCCGCCGACCAGCGTGCCCGGGGCTTACTGCTCGGGGCAACTGCCGGGCGCACCACACTGGGCGGTGAGGGGTTACAGCATCAGGATGGTTCGAGCCTGGTGATGGCCGCGTTGGTGCCTAACTGCCGGGCCTGGGATCCGTGCTTTGCTGGCGAGCTGGCAGTCATCCTCGATTACGCCGCGCGGCGCATGTTGGTCGAGCAATGCGACGAATTCCACTATGTGGCGGTGATGAATGAAAACTATCCACAACCCACACTGGCTGCCCAGGCCTATGAGGATGTGCTGCGTGGGATGTACCGCTTTAGCCAACAGCAGGCGCTGAATCCGCGTGGCAAGGTGCGGTTGTTGGGCTCAGGGGCGATCTTGCGGGAGGTGATCGCCGCCAGCGAGCTGTTGGCCACCGAATGGCAGGTCGACAGTGACGTGTTCAGCGTGACCAGCTTCAGTGAACTGGCGCGTGAAGCGCGGCAAGAGCGCCGGTCTGCGGCGATGGGGCAGGGCGGCGAAGAAGAGAGTCATGTACGCCGCTGCCTGGCAGGGGATGCGCCGGTGATAGCCGCCAGTGATTATGCGCGGGCCTGGCCGCAGCTGATTGCCGAATACATCGAGGCGCCCTATATGACCTTGGGCACCGATGGCTTTGGGCGCAGTGATACGCGCCAGGCGTTGCGCCAGTTCTTCGAGGTGGATCGGCATAGCGTGGTGATGGCGGCGTTGTATAGCCTTGTCAAGCAGGGGCAGTTGGCAGAGCAGGTGCTGGGGCAGGCGAGGGCGCGTTATCAGCTGAGTGATTCACAAGCGCCCTGGTGCCGCTGA
- a CDS encoding methionine gamma-lyase, producing the protein MRDSNNNSGFSTRAIHHGYDPLSHGGALVPPVYQTATYAFPTVEYGAACFAGEEPGHFYSRISNPTLALLEQRMASLEGGEAGLALASGMGAITSTLWTLLRPGDELIVGRTLYGCTFAYLHHGIGEFGVKVQHVDLNDLQALKAAITPKTRMIYFESPANPNMQLVDIAAVVAAAAGHDIRVVVDNTYCTPYLQRPLELGADLVVHSATKYLSGHGDITAGLVVGRKALVDRIRLEGLKDMTGAVLSPHDASLLMRGLKTLALRMDRHCANARQVAEYLQEQPQVELLHYPGLPSFPQYALAQRQMRQPGGMIAFELKGGIEAGRRFMNALQLFSRAVSLGDAESLAQHPASMTHSSYTPEERAHHGISEGLVRLSVGLEDVDDLLADIEQALRLCA; encoded by the coding sequence ATGCGCGACTCCAACAATAATTCAGGGTTTTCCACGCGAGCGATTCACCACGGTTACGACCCGCTTTCCCACGGTGGCGCGCTGGTACCGCCGGTGTATCAAACCGCGACCTATGCCTTCCCCACTGTTGAATACGGCGCTGCCTGCTTTGCCGGCGAAGAGCCGGGGCACTTCTACAGCCGCATTTCCAACCCGACCCTGGCCCTGCTGGAGCAGCGCATGGCTTCGCTGGAGGGCGGCGAGGCGGGGCTGGCGTTGGCTTCGGGGATGGGCGCGATCACCTCGACCTTGTGGACCTTGCTGCGCCCTGGCGATGAGCTGATCGTCGGGCGCACGCTGTATGGCTGTACCTTTGCCTATCTGCATCACGGTATCGGCGAATTTGGGGTCAAGGTGCAGCATGTGGATCTCAACGATCTACAGGCGCTCAAGGCCGCGATCACGCCGAAGACGCGAATGATCTACTTCGAGTCGCCGGCCAACCCCAACATGCAGTTGGTCGATATCGCGGCTGTGGTGGCGGCCGCTGCTGGCCATGACATTCGGGTGGTGGTCGACAATACTTACTGCACGCCTTATCTACAGCGCCCGCTGGAACTGGGCGCGGACCTGGTGGTGCACTCGGCCACCAAGTACCTCAGCGGCCATGGCGATATCACGGCCGGGCTAGTGGTCGGGCGCAAGGCGCTGGTCGATCGTATTCGCCTGGAAGGGCTCAAGGACATGACCGGCGCGGTACTGTCGCCGCACGATGCTTCGCTGCTGATGCGCGGTCTCAAGACGCTGGCCCTGCGCATGGATCGGCATTGCGCCAATGCTCGCCAGGTGGCGGAGTATCTGCAAGAGCAGCCCCAGGTGGAGCTGCTGCATTACCCAGGGCTGCCGAGCTTCCCGCAGTACGCGCTGGCGCAGCGGCAAATGCGCCAGCCGGGCGGGATGATCGCCTTTGAGCTCAAGGGTGGCATCGAGGCTGGCAGGCGTTTCATGAATGCCCTGCAACTGTTCAGCCGGGCCGTGAGCCTGGGCGATGCCGAGTCGCTGGCCCAGCATCCGGCCAGCATGACCCACTCCAGCTACACCCCAGAGGAGCGTGCGCATCACGGGATTTCCGAAGGGTTGGTGCGGTTGTCGGTGGGGTTGGAAGATGTCGATGATCTGCTTGCTGACATTGAGCAGGCACTTCGGCTGTGTGCCTGA
- a CDS encoding Lrp/AsnC family transcriptional regulator, whose product MPSTLDRTDRALLAALQDNARLTVSELADQVALTTSPCWRRVKLLEDNGYITGYQAILSPKSLGFGVTAFVSIMMDSHTKEIALAFEKRLLEIPEIVACHNISGRYDFLLEILARDLESFGEFTREVLQRLPGVKEIYSSFSYKAVKERRVIPVTEKHI is encoded by the coding sequence ATGCCTTCGACTCTCGACCGCACCGACCGCGCCCTGCTTGCGGCCCTGCAAGACAACGCCCGCCTCACCGTTTCCGAGCTCGCCGACCAGGTCGCGCTGACCACTTCGCCGTGCTGGCGGCGGGTCAAACTGCTCGAAGACAACGGCTATATCACCGGCTATCAGGCCATTCTCTCGCCCAAGTCACTGGGTTTTGGCGTCACCGCCTTCGTCAGCATCATGATGGATTCGCACACCAAGGAAATCGCCCTGGCGTTTGAAAAGCGGCTGCTGGAGATTCCCGAAATCGTTGCCTGCCACAACATTTCCGGGCGCTATGATTTTTTGCTGGAGATCCTGGCGCGGGACTTGGAGTCGTTTGGCGAGTTCACCCGGGAAGTGCTGCAGCGGTTGCCGGGGGTGAAGGAGATTTATTCGAGTTTCTCGTATAAGGCGGTCAAAGAGCGACGGGTGATTCCGGTAACAGAAAAGCATATTTAG